One genomic segment of Suncus etruscus isolate mSunEtr1 chromosome 15, mSunEtr1.pri.cur, whole genome shotgun sequence includes these proteins:
- the TBATA gene encoding protein TBATA, with product MTTEVNMQLVEHPPTSAKIEPKSEKKLGLRPKSHENGRLQKELVVPEMLEFTPIQKEPKSLSTYRFGNLSHHSFFSRHHPHPQHMGHIQDLAGNRVCTVREVLSYTQLPHHSNLGCFVKMPHLSTPVGDPQSNREPLLFSEAWKKELKELSSQLTISTTHQPKDKREEKELQREQGAKYSAQTGRLIPPPTRATSHRIPYQTRGKAARRKYGGPQAFILEDQELLVLELLCQILQTDCLTSIQLWLLGAPQKEKELAIRLLNTAVAQLPSPPSVSLLEEKLLSQLQEVQEQKRNLLTSYSLSQKKLPPLQRSEKPEYLGKAQVLRMPLQHCPEEKVVLPKT from the exons ATGACCACAGAGGTGAACATGCAATTGGTTGAGCACCCACCCACCAG TGCGAAGATTGAGCCGAAGTccgaaaaaaaattggggcttaGGCCCAAAAGCCATGAGAATGGCAGGCTGCAGAAAGAACTAGTGGTTCCGGAGATGCTGGAATTTACTCCGATCCAGAAAGAGCCCAAATCCTTGAGCACCTACCGCTTCGGCAACCTCAGCCATCACTCTTTCTTCTCCCGACACCACCCGCACCCCCAGCACATGGGCCACATTCAAG ATCTGGCTGGGAACCGTGTGTGCACAGTCAGAGAAGTGCTTTCTTATACCCAGCTGCCTCACCACTCGAACTTGGGGTGCTTTGTGAAGATGCCTCACCTCTCTACCCCCGTGGGAGACCCACAGTCCAATCGGGAACCACTGCTATTCTCTG AGGCCTGGAAGAAGGAATTGAAGGAGCTTTCCTCCCAGCTGACCATCTCTACCACCCACCAGCCAAAAGACAAAAGGGAGGAAAAG GAACTTCAGCGGGAGCAGGGGGCCAAGTACTCAGCACAGACGGGGCGGCTCATCCCCCCACCCACCAGAGCCACCAGCCACCGCATCCCCTATCAGACGCGAGGCAAAGCAGCCCGGAGAAAATATGGTGGCCCCCAGGCCTTCATCCTAGAGGACCAGGAGCTGCTG GTTCTGGAGCTCCTGTGTCAAATCCTGCAAACAGATTGCTTGACTTCTATCCAATTGTGGCTGCTTGGCGCTCCTCAAAAAG AGAAAGAGCTCGCCATCAGGCTTTTGAACACAGCAGTGGCCCAGCTCCCTTCCCCACCTTCCGTTTCTCTCTTGGAGGAGAAACTCCTCAGTCAACTCCAAGAAGTTCAAGAGCAAAAGAGAAACTTGCTTACATCCTACAG cctATCCCAGAAGAAGTTGCCACCTTTACAAAGAAGCGAAAAACCAG